CTTTAGGGCCTCATAGAGCCGCCATAAAAATGGCCTCCGAACCCAAGCAAGTCCGGAAGCCATAATAACTGTCATATATACAGAATTATCCTTCGCGAGACCTCGGCAGGAAATTAAGCACAAGTGCGCCTGCTGTCTTGAGTCATAGCTAGTGGATTATATCTCTTGTGTACTATTTTGTCAAAAGGTCTCATCGTTTTTATCAGGGCGAAACGCATCAAGAAAGGTCAGGCAAATGGTAAACTGGGATTTATCCTGTCATGCCGGGCTTGACCCGGCATCCAGTGGCTTCAGGTTTGTTCCAACATCGATTGTAAAACAAAAACCAACGACTCTAGGCTCCGGCTCGGAGGCCGGAGCGACGGAAGGGCGCTAAACCGCTATTTATCTTTCCCCGTAATCGTTTATAAACGCCAAATCACTCTCCGTTGGCCTGTTTATGCGCCTGCCCTGTTATGCCGTGTTATTCATTGTTGATTGCAAAAGCTCTTGACATATACCCAATAGGGGTATATAACATAAATACCCGGTAGGGGTATTTTTAAAAAGGGGAACGGATGATGAAAGAAGAAGAAATTTGCGGCTGCCATGAGAAAATGACCGAGCGCACCGAAGAGGAGCGCAAAAAACTGATCCATCGCCTCAACCGCATCGAGGGGCAGATCCGCGGCATCCGCGGCATGGTAGAAAAAAGCGTTTATTGTACGGACATCTTGACACAGTCCGCGGCGGTGACGGCGGCGGTCAACGCTTTCAATAAAGATCTGCTGGCCAGCCACATCCGCAATTGCGTGGCGAGGGATATCCGGGCCGGCAAGGACGAGGTCATCGACGAGCTGGTCGCCGCCCTGCAGAAGTTGATGAAATAAAGGAGGCGCACAGATGAAACAATATACGGTAACGGGGATGAGCTGCGCGGCCTGCGCCGCCCGCGTGGAAAAGGCGGTGGCGAAGGCGCCGGGGGTGACCTCCTGCTCCGTGAGCCTGCTGACCAACTCTCTGGGGGTGGAGGGCACGGCCTCCGACGCGGAGATCGTCGCCGCCGTCCGAAACGCCGGATACGGCGCGGCCCCCAAGGGCGCGAAAAATAGCGGCGCGCCCGCGGACGGCGCGGCCGACGCGCTGCGGGACCGGGAGACGCCGGTACTGAAACGGCGTCTGGCCGCCTCTTTGGCCTTCCTCGCCGTTCTCATGTATTTCTCCATGGGGCATATGATGTGGAACTGGCCGCTGCCGGCCTTCTTTGCCGGCAATCACATTGCCATGGGGCTGATACAGCTGCTGCTGGCCGTCGCCGTGATGGTCATAAATCAGAAATTTTTTATCAGCGGCTTCCAAAGCCTCCTGCGCCGCGCGCCTAATATGGACACGCTTGTGGCGCTCGGCTCGGCGGCGGCTTTCGTATACAGCACCTTCGCGCTCTTCGCGATGACGCAGAGGCAGCTTTTAGGCGACGCCGCGGGAGTCGCGGCCTATATGCATGAGTTTTATTTTGAATCCGCGGCGATGATCCTCGCGCTGATCACCGTAGGCAAAATGCTCGAGGCCCGCTCCAAGGGGCGGACGACCGACGCGCTCAAGGGGCTGATGAAGCTGGCCCCTAAAAGAGCGGTCGTCGTGAACAACGGCGAGGAGAAGACGGTTCCCATCGAGGAGGTCAGAAAGGGCGATATCTTCGTCGTGCGTCCCGGCGAGAACATCCCCGTCGACGGCGTCGTGCTCGAGGGTAACAGCGCCGTCAATGAATCCGCGCTTACGGGGGAAAGCATTCCCGCGGATAAGAGCGCAGGCGACCAGGTCTCCGCGGCGACGCTGAACCAGTCGGGCTTCATTCGCTGCGAGGCGACGAGGGTCGGCGAAGATACGACGCTGTCGCAGATAATCCGGATGGTAAGCGACGCGGCGGCCACCAAGGCTCCGATCGCCAAAATCGCGGACAGGGTATCCGGCGTCTTCGTGCCGGTCGTCATCCTTATCTCCATCGCGACGACCGCCGTCTGGCTGCTCGCGGGCGAATCTCTCGGCTTCGCCCTAGCGCGCGGCATCTCCGTCCTCGTAATAAGCTGCCCCTGCGCGCTGGGGCTCGCGACGCCGGTGGCGATCATGGTCGGCAGCGGCATGGGCGCGAAAAACGGGATCCTGTTCAAAAACGCCCTCTCCCTCGAAGCGGCGGGCAAGGTACAGATTGCGGCGCTTGACAAGACCGGCACCATCACCTCCGGCGAACCGAGGGTGACGGATATCGTTCCCGCGCCGGGGACAGGCGAAGACGAGCTGCTGCGCCTCGCCTGCGCTCTGGAGCAAAAGAGCGAGCACCCGCTGGCGAGGGCTGTTTTACGGCGAGCGAAGGAGCGGGGGATGCAGCCGGAAGAGGTCGAAGGGTTCCAGGCGCTTCCGGGCAACGGCCTGACCGCTCTCCGGCAGGGCCGCGAATTAAGGGGCGGCAGTTATAAATTCATCAGCGGCCGGTCAGAGGTCCCCGAAGAGATGAAGATACGCTCAGAGAGGCTCGCGGAGGAGGGCAAGACACCGCTCTTCTTCAGCATGGACGGAGCGGTCGCCGGCATCATCGCCGTTGCCGACGCCATCAAAGAGGACAGCGCGAAGGCGATCGGCGAGCTGAAAAACATGGGCATCCGCGTGGTGATGCTCACGGGCGACAACGAACGCACCGCGCGGGCCGTCGGCAGAGAGGCCGGCGTCGACGAGGTGATAGCCGGCGTACTGCCGGACGGCAAGGAAAACGCGATACGTCGTTTGAAGGAGAAGGGCACGGTCGCCATGGTGGGAGACGGCATCAACGACGCCCCCGCGCTGACGCGCGCCGACATCGGCATCGCCATCGGCGCGGGAACCGACGTCGCGATAGACGCGGCGGACATCGTCCTCATGAAGAGCCGCTTAGCCGACGTGCCGGCGGCGATCCGCCTGAGCCGCGCCACATTGCGGAATATCCACGAAAACCTCTTCTGGGCCTTCATCTACAACATCGTCGGCATCCCGCTCGCGGCGGGAGTTTTCATCTCCCTGTTCGGCTGGAAGCTGAATCCGATGTTCGGCGCGGCGGCGATGAGCCTCTCGAGCTTCTGCGTCGTCACAAACGCCCTGCGCCTCAATTTCTTCAAAATGTACGACGCCGGCAGGGATAAAAAGATCAGGACGGACTATAAAAATAAAAACACAAAGGAGCGAACGACGATGGAAAAGACAATGAAGATCGAAGGAATGATGTGCGGCCACTGCGAGGCCGCGGTGAAGAAAGCGCTGGAGTCGCTGCCTCAGGTGGAGGCGGCGAAGGTGGACCACACCGCCGGTACCGCCGTGGTGACGCTGAAGGCCGAAACAGAGGACGACGTCTTGAAAAAGGCGGTCGAGGAGAGGGATTATAAGGTGATATCGATCTGTTAGCGGCGTTTATATAGAATAAGCAGGGAGTGGCGCGCCGGTCGCTGTCACTCCCTGCTTATTCCTTTGCGCGGGCATCGCCTGAGATCGGATTTCTTTATTTTACCCGGCCGACGCCAGCGAAACCTGCGCGCTAATTTGAACCTGTGCCGGAAATCATCGCCGGCTATATGCGATAATTATCGGCAGAGAGTAAAGATAAAAAGGACGGGAGGAGAGCTAAAGAGATGCTAAGGGTAGGGATTGCGCAGATAGATGTAAAGCTCGGAGAGCGAACGGCAAATTTTCGGACCGTTACGGAATGGATGGCAAGATACCATACTCCCTCCGAGGTCGAGACGGTGATCGTGCTGCCGGAAATCTTCGACGTCGGTTATGTCATCGACGAGGCGGAGAAGTACGGGGACCACGACGCGGCGCAGGCGGCGGGATTCTTAGGCGGACTCGCGCGGCGGTACAACGTCTGGTTCGCCGGCGGCTCAGTGCTCGCGACGACGGAAGAGGGGGCGGTAAACCGCGCGCTCGTCGTCGATCCGCGCGGCGAATACGTCGCGCACTATGACAAGGCCCATCTCGTGCCGATGATGAACGAGGAAAAGTATCTGCGCGCCGGATCCGCGCCGGGACTCTTTGAGATCGGCGGCGTCAAGGTCAGCTGCGCGATCTGCTATGACCTGCGCTTCTGCGAGTGGCTGCGCATGGGAGCCCTTGCCGGCGCGCAGCTCTGCCTGATCTCCGCCGAATGGCCGTCGCCGAGAATAGAGCACTGGCGGACATTGCTGCGGGCGCGGGCGATTGAAAATATGATGTTCGTCGCCGCCTGCAACCGGGTGGGGACCACGCCTTCCGACAGTTTCGGCGGACGATCGGCGGTGATCGACCCCTGGGGCAAGATTCTTTACGAGGGAGGCGAGGGCTGTGAGGGCGCTTTCGTCACTATCGAACCACGCGAATCCGGCGAGGCGAGGGATTTCATTCGGGCCTTTGAAATGCGCCGCCCCGAACTTTATCGGCTATAATATTTTCGTATTTAATCAACCGGGAGGTTTTCACTGTGAAGAAAACAATCGCTCTGGCCGTCTCCGTACTTTTGCTGGCATTAGCCTCTGCGGCGTTTGCAAAACCGGATGTGACCGAATTCAGGAACAACAACTATGACCTATCGACGATCAAGACCGTACTCGTGCTGCCTGTGACTTACGACGTCTCGATCCCGCAGTCGGAGCCTTTCCTTAAAGAGGCCGCTGAACAGAAGTGGCAGGAGCAGACCCTGAAAAAACAGGAGCGTTTCCCCTACCTCATGAAGAGCCCCAAGGATGTCGTCGAACGGGCCGCCTTCGTCAGCGGCCAGCCGGCCGAGCCGATGGCGCCGCAGCAGATGGCGGAGAAGGCGCTCGTACTCGCCGCTGACCAGGTCGACGCGATCCTCACCTGCACAGTCACCAAATGCGGCGTCGGCGTGATCAAACATCCCGGCGAGTATGTGACGAAGTACAGATATGTCGACGAGCCGGTCTGGCGCAACAACCGCTGGGAGCGCGAGCGCGTGCGCGTCCCCTATCAGGAATACAAGGAACCGTGGAACGAAAGCTTCACGCGGGGCGCGGTAAAGGTGGAGCTGCGCTCGGCGAAGGACAACAGCCTCATCTACGGCGAGGCCGTGGAGGCCAACACCGGCGCGGACCTCTTCACCGACGCTCCCTCGATAACGAAGCATATACAGAACATCATTGAAAACGCCGCAAAGCGAATCCCGGTGAAATAGCTCAAATCCGACCGGCTGAAGATATAAAAAGCGGCCCGTTCAGTCAATGAACGGGCCGCTTATGTTTTAGCCTTTAGAACGGTAAGGGGGTTACTCCGCCGCTACCTCTTTCTGTGCCTGGAGCGGGTCTACATGAAGGCCCACGCCCATCGTCGAGGAGACGGTGATGCCCTTTATATATGTGCCCTTGACCGCAGCGGGACGGGCTTTGATGATTGCGCGGAGGAGCGTCTTAACGTTGCCCATGAGGTTCTCTAGGGGGAACGAAGCTCTTCCTACAGCATTATGGGTGATAGCTGTTTTGTCAACGCGGAACTCGACACGGCCCGCTTTGATCTCTTTGATAGCATCGGCAACATCGAATGTAACGGTATTGGTCTTAGCGCTCGGCATAAGGCCGCGGGGTCCGAGGACTTTACCGAGGCGTCCCGCCGACTTCATTATATCCGGTGTGGCGATTACTGCATCGAAATCAAGTCTGCCGTTCTGGATCTCTGCAACCAGATCTTCGCCGCCGACGATGTCCGCGCCTGCATCCTGAGCTTCCTTCTGCTTGTCACCGAGCGCCAGCACTGCGACTTTCTTTGTGTGGCCGGTTCCGAAGGGAAGGACTATTGTGCTGCGTACCTGCTGGTCTGCATGACGGGGATCAACGCCCAGACGAATATGGAGTTCGAGGCTTTCATCAAATTTCGCGGTCGCGCATTCCTTTGCGAGCGCTACTGCCTCTGAAAGGGAGTACTGCTTTGTAAGATCAACTTTTTCGAGCAGCGCCTTGTAACGTTTTCCTTTTTTTGCCATTGTGTTTTCCTCCTCGTGGTAATGTCGGATGTCCTGACGACATCCTCCCACTCCTGAAATCGTCTTTCAGGATTAAAAGATCGAATTAGCGAACTATTTCGATACCCATTGAACGCGCGGTGCCTTCGATCATCTTCATTGCCGCTTCGATGTCGTTGGCGTTGAGATCGGGCATCTTAAGAGCCGCGATATCCTGCACCTGCTTCTTCGTCAGCTTGCCGACCTTGTCCTTGTTGGGGACGGCCGAACCCTTTTCCTTGCCGGCGGCCTTCTTGATAAGGATGCTTGCGGGCGGGGTCTTGAGTACGAACGAAAAGCTGCGGTCCGCATATACCGTGATGACAACTGGAATTATCATGCCGACCTGATCGGCGGTCTTGGCGTTGAACGCCTTGACGAATTCCATGATGTTGATTCCGCGCTGACCGAGCGCCGGGCCGACCGGCGGTGCCGGTGTGGCTTTTCCTGCGGGAAGCTGAAGTTTGAGCTCCCCAATTACCTTCTTAGCCATGTTGATGTTTCCTCCTTAGGTTAAAGCCTCTCCCGCCATGGGGGAGGCTGTTATTCTGTTTTCAATGTGCGTGATGCGGAAGATCGTCGCGAAAGACGGCGCGGCCTCTATATCTTTTCGAGGTCGCTGTAGTCCGCCTCCACATCTGTCTCTCTGCCGAAGGCCGTAATCCGGAATTTTATCTTTGCCTTGTCCGCGTCGACATCGACGACGGGGCCGCTGCATCCGGCAAACGGTCCAGTCTTCATCTGTATCATGTCGCCGACTTTGAAGTCCACCTCTACCTTCGGCTTGGCCTCTTTGCCGAGCTTCTGCATTATATCTTCAGCCTCTTTGGGCGAAAGAGGGATGGGGTGGTTCCCCGAACCGACAAAACCCGTTACTCCGGGAGTGTGGCGAACGACATACCAGGACTGATCTTCAAGTATCATTTCGACAAGGACATAGCTCGGAAAGACCTTCCTTTTTACGCGTTTGGTCTTTCCATCTTTTATGGTCACCTTTTCCTCAACGGGAACAAGGACACGGAAAATCCTATCTTCCATGCCCATGGTCGCTATGCGCTGATCGAGGTTTGCCTTGACCTTATTCTCATACCCTGAGTAGGTCTGTACTATGTACCAGCGGCGTTCCTGTGTATTTCCAAATAATTCGCTCATGCTTAAAAGAGGACCTGAGTCCCCTCCACCTCCAGATTACAGTCGAGATACATCCAATAATATCCGAACATACGCAACTACTGGATAATCTTAGAGAATATTCCAGTTAGAATCAAATCTACCAGCCCGAGATAGGCTGAGGCGATGGCCGATACCACGATGACAATGATGGTAGAATACCATAACTGCTGTTTTGTGGGCCACGTTACCTTTTTAAGCTCAGCTCTAGATTCCCGGATGTAGTCGAGGACTTTCTCCATTAACCCCGACCTCCTCATTTATCGACTTTAGTATAAATTGCCTTGTTGCTTCCTGACCGTTTTCAGAGAATAAAAATGGCAGGCCTGGAAGGATTCGAACCCTCAACCCCCGCATTTGGAGTGCGGTGCTCTAACCAGTTCGAGCTACAGACCTGCATGCAGAGGATATTCTACACTATTTGCATTCTTTGTGCAAGGTGTGCTTGTCGCAGAACTTGCAATATTTTTTCTTCTCCAGCTTTTTGGTCGCCTTTTTCTTGTTAACAAGCGTAACATAGTTGCGGCGTTTGCACTCCGTGCACTGAAGACCGATGATGTCAGCCATTCCTATTCACTCCAGACAAATATTAATTTGAAAGGGGCGGCCGCTTTCAAGCCGCCCCGCTTACACCTTATTTACGCTATGATCTCAGTGACGACGCCGGCGCCGACCGTGCGGCCGCCTTCGCGTACTGCGAAACGAAGTCCTTCCTGCATCGCTATCGGCGCGATGAGTTTGACTTCAAATGTGCTGCTGTCTCCAGGCATTACCATTTCCACTCCCTCGGCAAGTTTGATCTCGCCGGTGATGTCCGTCGTACGGAAGTAGAACTGGGGCTTGTAGCCGCTGAAGAACGGCGTGTGACGGCCTCCCTCTTCCTTCTTGAGGACGTACACTTCGCCTTTGAAGTGCGTATGCGGCTTGATGCTGCCCGGCTTCGCGAGGACCTGACCGCGTTCCACGTCGTCTTTGCCTACGCCGCGAAGGAGGATGCCTACGTTGTCTCCCGCTTCCGCGTCGTCCAGGATCTTGCGGAACATTTCAAGGCTCGTCGCCACCGTCTTGTGCGTGTCTTTGATACCTACGATTTCTACTTCGTCGCCGGGGCGGATTATACCTTTTTCCACACGGCCCGTTACGACTGTGCCGCGGCCCGTGATGGTGAAGACGTCTTCGATCGGCATAAGGAAGGGGAAGTCCACTTCGCGCTCAGGCGCCGGGATGTAGTCGTCGCACGCCTGCATCAGGTCCATGATCCCCTTGGTCCAGTCGTTGTCTTCGTCGCTCTCAAGCGCTTTCAGCGCGCTGCCGCGAACGATGGGGATGTCGTCTCCGGGGAACTCGTATTTGTTGAGGAGGTCGCGGATCTCCATTTCGACGAGGTCGAGGAGTTCGGGGTCGTCTACCATGTCGCACTTGTTCATAAATACTACGAGCGCAGGAACGTTGACCTGGCGCGCAAGCAGCACGTGCTCACGGGTCTGCGGCATCGGGCCGTCGGCGGCGGATACGACGAGGATCGCTCCGTCCATCTGCGCGGCTCCGGTGATCATGTTCTTGATGTAGTCGGCGTGACCCGGGCAGTCGATGTGGGCGTAGTGGCGCGTGGGCGTCTCGTATTCAACGTGCGAGATGTTGATGGTGATTCCGCGCTCTCTCTCTTCCGGCGCTTTGTCGATCATGTCGAAGGGCGTGAAGTCAGCTCCGCCGTGGCGCGCCAGCGTCTTGGTGATCGCCGCCGTCAGCGTCGTCTTGCCGTGGTCTATGTGACCGATCGTACCGATGTTGAGATGCGGTTTGTTGCGTACGAATTTCTCTTTTGCCATACTGAAAATCCTCCCTGTATTTGGTTCTACGTTACTTATGCCCCATTGGAGCTCGTATTCATATTCCCACATCAAAAGAGACCCGGGAATCAGAGCCGGATCTCTTCAAAGATATGTAATGGGATTATAGCGTACAATCCTTTCAATTGCAACACTTTGCGCCCAAATTTCAGGGCAGACGCCTGTATATCCGCCGACAGCGTAAATTTCGGCGCTTTCACTGCGGCTGCCGTAAACCATACCGGCAAAACCCGGCGTACTGTATTTTTGTTCCGTACCTATCATGTGTTTCATTATTGTAACATTTAAAATTTCTATAAAGGAGCGGCTTGATCTGTTATTAAATAGGCCTGTCTGATATATCACTTTTTATAAATTTGGTATTTGAGGAATTTTTTTAATATTTATAAAAGGAACAAAAAAATCATTGACATTTTTTAAGTTTGCCATTCAAAAATTGTTAATGTATGATAATTCACGATGTCTAAGTGTTTTTATATCCTTGTCAGGATGTGTGTCGCATGACGGATTTTTCGTTTTTGGCCGCCGCCTCCGATATCTGGGAGGAGTGGCGGTTTGAACCCTGGAGGAGCGGTACGGCGGAGGGGCTTTACAGAAGGGTTTCGATGGTAAAATCAGGGCTGCTCGGCGAGGTCGCCCGTTATTACGCCGACGACTATATTATATGGAAATATGAGGAGAGCGACGCGGATCGGCTCAGGAAAGAGGCAAAGTCCGAAAGCGACCTGCTGCTTCAGCGTTTCCTCTTTCTGCGCGGGGGCGGCGGCTATCGTATGAAGAAAAGCTCCCTGATGTTCGGCTTCCGCGGCTTTGTGGAGCTGCACTTTTTCACGCCGGGAGACGATATCCCGAAGGCCGTCCAGGACACGGCGTTCCTTGTGAATGCGGCGATGAAAAGGGTGCGCGGCTGAAGGACGCCGGGCACGGCGGCGGGAACGCTCCAGCCTGTTCTGCGTTTTTATTGAGAGAAAAATAGCCGGACAATGGCGTCCGCTGTTTTATAGACAACAAAAATCTTTTTGGAGGTGGAACTTATGTTCTTCATAATGTTCGCAGTATCCGCTTTATTGTTGATACTCGGCTACATATTCTACGGGAGGTTCATGGCAAACCTTTATGGGATCAGCAACAAAAATATCACCCCGGCCGAGCAGATGAACGACGGCATGGACTACTGCCCCACGCATCCCGCGGTCGTCCTCGGACACCACTTTTCGTCCATCGCCGGCGCCGGTCCGATCGTCGGCCCGATAACCGCCGCTTCGATGTTCGGCTGGCTGCCCACGATCCTCTGGTGCATATTCGGCTCGATATTCCTCGGCGGTCCCCATGATTTCGGCGCCGTCGTCGCTTCGATGCGCCACGAGGGCAAGTCTGTCGGCGAGGTCATCGACCGTTGGATCGGCCATAAGGGGAAGATGCTTTTCCTCGTATTCACGATCCTCTCGCTCTTCCTCGTCGTGGCGGTCTTCCTCGTCCTGACGACGGCGACCTTCGTGACGGACCCGGTGGTCGCGTTCGTAAGCTGCATGTACATCCTGCTCGCGGTCATTTCAGGGCTCCTCATCTATCGTTTCAACATGAACCTTAAGTTTGTAACGCTTGTGATGCTCGCCATCATCGCCGTCTGCACGATCTGGGGCGGAGACTGGCCCTTTGTCGCGGCGGTCTTCACTCACAACGCCGATCAGTGGAACATCTTCCTCGCCGTCTACATCCTCGCCGCCTCGGTGCTTCCCGTATGGCTGCTGCTCCAGCCGCGCGACTACCTCGCCTCTTACTTCCTCTATTTCGCGGTGGCGATCGGCGCGCTGGGAATGATCTTCGGCGCCTCGATGGACAGCGGCAGCATCCCGATGATCGCCAAAGACATCAAATGGTTCGGGCTCGGCAAGGCCAACCTCTGGCCGATGATGTTCGTCATCGTCGCCTGCGGCGCCATCTCCGGCTTCCATTCGCTCGTCGGCTCGGGCACGACATCGAAGCAGCTCGCCCATGAGGCGGACGCGCTTCCCGTCGGCTACGGGGCGATGCTCCTTGAAGGCCTTGTCGCCGTCATCGCGCTCGGCACGCTGATGGTCGCGGGCGGAATACAGAAGGGTGGCCCCGTCGGCACCTTCGCGGCCGGCTTCGGCCAGTTCTGCACGATCCTCGGCATCGACCCCATCCTCGGGACACGCCTCGGCGCCATCGCCATCAACGGCTTCCTGCTGACCTCGCTCGATACCGCGACGCGCCTTGCGCGTTACCAGATACAGGAGCTGACGGACTACAAGGTCAACAAGTACGCGGCGACGATCATCGCCGTCGTGATCGCGCTCGTGCTCGTCTACGTCAAAACGACGGGCCCCGACGGAAACCCCGTTCCCGCCTGGGCGGTCATCTGGCCGGTCTTCGGCGCCTCCAACCAGCTCGTAGCGGCGCTCGCCATTCTCGGCATCGCGATGTGGATCATCCGCGGCCTCAAGAAGAAGGCGACCTTCCTGCTTATCCCCTTCTGGTTCATGCTCTTTACAAGCATGGCCGGCCTCGTGGTGGAGATAAAGGGAACGCTGACGAGCGCCCATCCGAATTACATCCTCGCCGGGATCAGCGTGCTGCTGCTCGTTCTCGCGCTCCTTATGACGAAAGAGGGCGTCTCGGCGCTCAACAGGGAGAAGAAGGGCGAGTTTGTAAAGTAGGCGCTCCCAGGTGCGGAAAAACTAAAAGTAAAGGGCCTGCCGCGGGGCGGGCCCTTTAATATCAGGAGGCGGTAAAAAGTGTGGGCAATATATGCGTTATGTTCGGCGTTCTTCGCGGCGCTTACTTCTATCCTTGCGAAGATCGGTATCGAAGGCGTGAATTCCAATCTCGCGACGGCGGTGCGCACCGTGGTGGTCGTGGTAATGGCCTGGCTCGTCGTCTTTATGACCGGGAGCGGCGGCCAGATCGGCGACATCAGCCGCAAGAGCTGGCTCTTTCTCGTTCTGTCCGGGCTGGCCACGGGAGCGTCGTGGCTCTTTTACTTCCGCGCACTGCAGATCGGCGAGGCCTCGAAGGTGATTCCGGCGGACAAGTTCAGCGTCGTCCTCGGCATCGTCATGGCCTTTATCTTTCTGCACGAGGCGGTCACGACAAAGGCGCTTGTCGGCGGCGCGCTGATCACGTTGGGGACCTTTGTTTTGATCTTTTAGGGAGCCGCCCGCGGCCGTCCCGGGCCGGTAAGTATCTAAATATTTCATATTCCCTCCCTCACGGCGAAAATCTTATGCGAAATTGAGTATTATTTGGGAAAAATTATAAAATTTCTCTTTTTACCGTATAAAAAATCGGAGCTTTGTCCTTTCAGCTCTGATTTTTTCTTTTCTTTATTTGTGAAACCCTAACCTTTCCTTACAAAAAATACTTTTGTTTTTCGCCATAAATGATAAAATATTGCTTTGGATTTCTGTTGTGTTATTCTTTGAGAATGACTTTGCTGAAATTTTTTTACCGCATATAAAGGAGGAACGATTTTATGAGGCT
The window above is part of the Cloacibacillus evryensis DSM 19522 genome. Proteins encoded here:
- the tuf gene encoding elongation factor Tu, with product MAKEKFVRNKPHLNIGTIGHIDHGKTTLTAAITKTLARHGGADFTPFDMIDKAPEERERGITINISHVEYETPTRHYAHIDCPGHADYIKNMITGAAQMDGAILVVSAADGPMPQTREHVLLARQVNVPALVVFMNKCDMVDDPELLDLVEMEIRDLLNKYEFPGDDIPIVRGSALKALESDEDNDWTKGIMDLMQACDDYIPAPEREVDFPFLMPIEDVFTITGRGTVVTGRVEKGIIRPGDEVEIVGIKDTHKTVATSLEMFRKILDDAEAGDNVGILLRGVGKDDVERGQVLAKPGSIKPHTHFKGEVYVLKKEEGGRHTPFFSGYKPQFYFRTTDITGEIKLAEGVEMVMPGDSSTFEVKLIAPIAMQEGLRFAVREGGRTVGAGVVTEIIA
- a CDS encoding carbon starvation CstA family protein; amino-acid sequence: MFFIMFAVSALLLILGYIFYGRFMANLYGISNKNITPAEQMNDGMDYCPTHPAVVLGHHFSSIAGAGPIVGPITAASMFGWLPTILWCIFGSIFLGGPHDFGAVVASMRHEGKSVGEVIDRWIGHKGKMLFLVFTILSLFLVVAVFLVLTTATFVTDPVVAFVSCMYILLAVISGLLIYRFNMNLKFVTLVMLAIIAVCTIWGGDWPFVAAVFTHNADQWNIFLAVYILAASVLPVWLLLQPRDYLASYFLYFAVAIGALGMIFGASMDSGSIPMIAKDIKWFGLGKANLWPMMFVIVACGAISGFHSLVGSGTTSKQLAHEADALPVGYGAMLLEGLVAVIALGTLMVAGGIQKGGPVGTFAAGFGQFCTILGIDPILGTRLGAIAINGFLLTSLDTATRLARYQIQELTDYKVNKYAATIIAVVIALVLVYVKTTGPDGNPVPAWAVIWPVFGASNQLVAALAILGIAMWIIRGLKKKATFLLIPFWFMLFTSMAGLVVEIKGTLTSAHPNYILAGISVLLLVLALLMTKEGVSALNREKKGEFVK
- the nusG gene encoding transcription termination/antitermination protein NusG — encoded protein: MSELFGNTQERRWYIVQTYSGYENKVKANLDQRIATMGMEDRIFRVLVPVEEKVTIKDGKTKRVKRKVFPSYVLVEMILEDQSWYVVRHTPGVTGFVGSGNHPIPLSPKEAEDIMQKLGKEAKPKVEVDFKVGDMIQMKTGPFAGCSGPVVDVDADKAKIKFRITAFGRETDVEADYSDLEKI
- the secE gene encoding preprotein translocase subunit SecE — translated: MEKVLDYIRESRAELKKVTWPTKQQLWYSTIIVIVVSAIASAYLGLVDLILTGIFSKIIQ
- the rplK gene encoding 50S ribosomal protein L11 — encoded protein: MAKKVIGELKLQLPAGKATPAPPVGPALGQRGINIMEFVKAFNAKTADQVGMIIPVVITVYADRSFSFVLKTPPASILIKKAAGKEKGSAVPNKDKVGKLTKKQVQDIAALKMPDLNANDIEAAMKMIEGTARSMGIEIVR
- the rplA gene encoding 50S ribosomal protein L1, with amino-acid sequence MAKKGKRYKALLEKVDLTKQYSLSEAVALAKECATAKFDESLELHIRLGVDPRHADQQVRSTIVLPFGTGHTKKVAVLALGDKQKEAQDAGADIVGGEDLVAEIQNGRLDFDAVIATPDIMKSAGRLGKVLGPRGLMPSAKTNTVTFDVADAIKEIKAGRVEFRVDKTAITHNAVGRASFPLENLMGNVKTLLRAIIKARPAAVKGTYIKGITVSSTMGVGLHVDPLQAQKEVAAE
- a CDS encoding carbon-nitrogen family hydrolase, whose product is MLRVGIAQIDVKLGERTANFRTVTEWMARYHTPSEVETVIVLPEIFDVGYVIDEAEKYGDHDAAQAAGFLGGLARRYNVWFAGGSVLATTEEGAVNRALVVDPRGEYVAHYDKAHLVPMMNEEKYLRAGSAPGLFEIGGVKVSCAICYDLRFCEWLRMGALAGAQLCLISAEWPSPRIEHWRTLLRARAIENMMFVAACNRVGTTPSDSFGGRSAVIDPWGKILYEGGEGCEGAFVTIEPRESGEARDFIRAFEMRRPELYRL
- the rpmG gene encoding 50S ribosomal protein L33 — its product is MADIIGLQCTECKRRNYVTLVNKKKATKKLEKKKYCKFCDKHTLHKECK
- a CDS encoding heavy metal translocating P-type ATPase; its protein translation is MKQYTVTGMSCAACAARVEKAVAKAPGVTSCSVSLLTNSLGVEGTASDAEIVAAVRNAGYGAAPKGAKNSGAPADGAADALRDRETPVLKRRLAASLAFLAVLMYFSMGHMMWNWPLPAFFAGNHIAMGLIQLLLAVAVMVINQKFFISGFQSLLRRAPNMDTLVALGSAAAFVYSTFALFAMTQRQLLGDAAGVAAYMHEFYFESAAMILALITVGKMLEARSKGRTTDALKGLMKLAPKRAVVVNNGEEKTVPIEEVRKGDIFVVRPGENIPVDGVVLEGNSAVNESALTGESIPADKSAGDQVSAATLNQSGFIRCEATRVGEDTTLSQIIRMVSDAAATKAPIAKIADRVSGVFVPVVILISIATTAVWLLAGESLGFALARGISVLVISCPCALGLATPVAIMVGSGMGAKNGILFKNALSLEAAGKVQIAALDKTGTITSGEPRVTDIVPAPGTGEDELLRLACALEQKSEHPLARAVLRRAKERGMQPEEVEGFQALPGNGLTALRQGRELRGGSYKFISGRSEVPEEMKIRSERLAEEGKTPLFFSMDGAVAGIIAVADAIKEDSAKAIGELKNMGIRVVMLTGDNERTARAVGREAGVDEVIAGVLPDGKENAIRRLKEKGTVAMVGDGINDAPALTRADIGIAIGAGTDVAIDAADIVLMKSRLADVPAAIRLSRATLRNIHENLFWAFIYNIVGIPLAAGVFISLFGWKLNPMFGAAAMSLSSFCVVTNALRLNFFKMYDAGRDKKIRTDYKNKNTKERTTMEKTMKIEGMMCGHCEAAVKKALESLPQVEAAKVDHTAGTAVVTLKAETEDDVLKKAVEERDYKVISIC
- a CDS encoding metal-sensing transcriptional repressor produces the protein MMKEEEICGCHEKMTERTEEERKKLIHRLNRIEGQIRGIRGMVEKSVYCTDILTQSAAVTAAVNAFNKDLLASHIRNCVARDIRAGKDEVIDELVAALQKLMK